In a genomic window of Rubripirellula tenax:
- a CDS encoding rhamnulokinase, producing the protein MTSRHYVACDLGAESGRVILGTLTDGRIELDEVHRFSNGVSRIQGSLRWNVLGIFEELKSGLRQVASRGVAVSSLSVDSWGVDYVLFNKRQPLVAAPYQYRDARTESTYAKSLEQDGREVIFAETGIQFMSINTLYHLIADVENNPDTLSVADQFLNIADYFNYLFCGVARSEVSLASTTQIYNPTTHDWSTKLIDRFSLPKKLFPEIVPSGTRLGQLTDEIMEETGLWATQAIATCSHDTGSAVAAVPAQPGDDWAYLSSGTWSLIGVELPEPLINDSVLQYNYTNEAGYGGTTRFLKNIVGLWLLQESRRLWQLDGTELDYSEINRLASEGEPFRSIIDAGDPRFLNPKNMPRTITKFCRETGQPEPETHGQFARTIFESLALLYAKTLDTIEQMTGRTITKLHIVGGGSQSQLLNQFTADASGRTVLAGPVEATAIGNVLIQAIAMGELKSLDEVREIVGRSCSIDTFSPSCDPQWKSARERLDALTG; encoded by the coding sequence CACTCACCGATGGGCGCATCGAACTCGACGAAGTCCACCGATTCTCCAACGGTGTTTCGCGAATCCAAGGTTCGCTCCGCTGGAATGTCCTGGGCATTTTCGAGGAACTGAAGTCGGGACTTCGCCAAGTGGCTTCGCGCGGTGTTGCCGTGTCGTCGCTGAGTGTTGATTCGTGGGGCGTGGATTACGTTCTGTTCAACAAGAGACAGCCACTCGTTGCGGCGCCGTACCAGTACCGCGATGCGCGGACCGAGTCGACGTATGCCAAGTCGTTGGAACAAGACGGTCGCGAAGTGATTTTTGCCGAAACTGGCATCCAATTCATGTCGATCAACACGCTTTACCATTTGATCGCCGACGTCGAAAACAACCCGGACACGCTTTCGGTTGCCGATCAGTTTTTAAATATCGCGGACTACTTCAACTACCTGTTTTGTGGCGTGGCCCGATCCGAGGTAAGCCTGGCCAGCACGACTCAGATCTATAACCCGACGACACATGACTGGTCGACCAAACTGATCGATCGTTTCAGTCTCCCGAAAAAGCTGTTTCCAGAAATCGTTCCCTCCGGAACTCGGCTCGGGCAATTGACCGACGAAATCATGGAGGAAACCGGCCTGTGGGCAACGCAAGCCATCGCCACTTGTTCGCATGATACGGGGTCGGCCGTTGCCGCCGTGCCTGCGCAACCCGGCGACGACTGGGCCTACCTAAGCTCGGGGACCTGGTCGCTGATCGGCGTCGAACTTCCCGAACCATTGATCAATGACTCTGTGCTGCAGTACAACTACACCAACGAAGCCGGATATGGCGGGACGACACGATTCCTGAAGAACATTGTCGGACTTTGGCTGCTGCAAGAATCGCGACGCCTGTGGCAACTCGACGGAACCGAACTCGATTATTCCGAGATCAATCGCCTGGCAAGTGAGGGGGAACCTTTTCGATCGATCATCGACGCCGGCGACCCTCGCTTTTTGAATCCGAAGAACATGCCTCGAACGATCACAAAGTTTTGCCGCGAAACGGGCCAGCCCGAGCCTGAAACTCACGGTCAATTTGCACGCACAATTTTCGAGAGTCTAGCTTTGCTGTATGCAAAGACTCTCGACACGATCGAACAAATGACCGGCCGTACGATCACAAAACTTCACATTGTTGGCGGCGGCAGCCAAAGCCAGTTGCTGAACCAGTTCACTGCCGACGCGTCGGGACGCACGGTGCTTGCCGGCCCCGTGGAAGCGACGGCGATCGGCAACGTCTTGATCCAAGCGATTGCGATGGGCGAACTGAAATCGCTCGACGAAGTGCGAGAAATCGTTGGTCGCTCGTGTTCCATCGACACATTTTCGCCCAGTTGCGATCCCCAGTGGAAGAGTGCGCGGGAACGACTCGACGCGCTGACCGGTTAG